From Candidatus Nitricoxidivorans perseverans, the proteins below share one genomic window:
- a CDS encoding homoserine dehydrogenase, whose amino-acid sequence MNPINVGLLGVGTVGGGTWTVLNRNQEEITRRAGRPIRISVVADKNLELARKVTGGACRLTDDAFSVVADPEVDIVVELIGGYGVAKELVLKAIENGKHVVTANKALLAVHGNEIFAAAQRKGVMVAFEAAVAGGIPIIKALREGLTANRIQWIAGIINGTTNFILSEMRDKGLAFDAVLKEAQRLGYAEADPTFDIEGVDAAHKLTIMSAIAFGIPMRFEKAHVEGISRLSAEDIKYAEQLGYRIKLLGITKKKAEGVELRVHPTLIPARRLIANVEGAMNAVLVQGDAVGATLYYGKGAGAEPTASAIIADLVDVTRMHTADPEHRVPHLAFQPDAVVNTPILPMSEVETGYYLRLAVSDQPGVLADITRILADQQISIDAMIQREPAEGEAQTDIILLTHVTKEKNVDAAIARIEALPVVKRQVIRLRMESLG is encoded by the coding sequence ATGAACCCCATCAACGTAGGACTGCTCGGCGTCGGCACCGTCGGCGGCGGCACCTGGACGGTGCTCAACCGCAATCAGGAAGAAATCACCCGGCGCGCCGGCCGGCCCATCCGCATCAGCGTCGTTGCCGACAAGAACCTCGAACTCGCCAGGAAGGTCACCGGCGGCGCCTGCCGGCTCACCGACGATGCCTTCTCGGTGGTCGCCGATCCGGAAGTGGATATCGTCGTCGAGCTGATCGGCGGCTACGGCGTGGCGAAGGAACTGGTGCTCAAGGCCATCGAGAACGGCAAGCACGTGGTCACCGCCAACAAGGCGCTGCTGGCCGTCCACGGCAATGAGATCTTCGCCGCCGCGCAGCGGAAGGGCGTCATGGTCGCCTTCGAGGCCGCCGTGGCGGGCGGCATTCCGATCATCAAGGCGCTGCGCGAGGGCCTCACCGCCAATCGCATCCAGTGGATCGCCGGCATCATCAACGGCACCACCAACTTCATCCTCTCCGAGATGCGCGACAAGGGCCTGGCCTTCGACGCCGTGCTCAAGGAGGCGCAGCGCCTGGGCTACGCCGAGGCCGACCCGACCTTCGACATCGAGGGCGTCGACGCCGCGCACAAGCTCACCATCATGTCGGCCATCGCCTTCGGCATTCCCATGCGGTTCGAGAAGGCGCACGTCGAGGGCATCAGCCGGCTTTCGGCGGAGGACATCAAGTACGCCGAGCAGCTGGGCTACCGCATCAAGCTGCTGGGCATCACAAAGAAGAAGGCCGAAGGCGTCGAACTTCGCGTCCACCCGACCCTGATCCCGGCTAGGCGCCTGATCGCCAACGTCGAGGGCGCCATGAACGCCGTCCTGGTGCAGGGCGACGCCGTCGGCGCGACGCTCTACTACGGCAAGGGCGCCGGCGCCGAGCCGACCGCCAGCGCCATCATCGCCGACCTCGTCGACGTCACCCGCATGCACACCGCCGATCCGGAGCACCGCGTGCCGCATCTCGCCTTCCAGCCGGACGCCGTGGTGAACACGCCGATCCTGCCGATGAGCGAGGTCGAAACGGGATACTACCTGCGGCTCGCCGTCTCCGACCAGCCGGGCGTGCTGGCCGACATCACGCGGATACTGGCCGACCAGCAGATATCCATCGACGCCATGATCCAGCGCGAGCCGGCCGAAGGCGAGGCTCAGACCGACATCATCCTGCTGACCCACGTCACGAAGGAGAAGAACGTCGACGCGGCGATCGCCCGCATCGAGGCGCTGCCGGTGGTCAAGCGTCAGGTGATCCGGCTGCGCATGGAGAGCCTCGGCTGA
- a CDS encoding PAS domain-containing protein, with translation MTRLFRGLNWLPLGLLLLAAVVGLWLEREHRPDLAFFAAGALGGAGLIALFIHVAVTRRLMRLFRAVGRFADGDVDVRLGWTGTGVIARLGMQFDYMVTRLERERVYLAEGEERLNFALRGSSAGIWDWRIDRGQTYYSPRWKSLLGFLEAELVTHAEEWLKRVHPEDLLRVIQLLNAHLRGESDFFESEHRLRRKDGGYIWVLERGMAIRGEDGQAYRMVGALTDISRRKEMESALRRSEEEYRSVVEGVTQVIFRSNGKGCLTFLNPAWRELTGFPVEASLSRPLADHVHPADRDEAGRWFEVAAAGGAASGECEFRLLTRQGEARWFRLHARAVGEPGGEGGIAGVLTDIDAQKRAQDALAKSNTERDTILNMSPNGFVFADCAGRVTYVNPAFLAMTGFAGEEIEGGSLADLEARIRALCDPEKPMPAPSNGADEVADTLHLDKPAKKILERLVRGIRDDQGKVQGGIMFFRDVTREVEVDRMKSEFLSTAAHELRTPMASIFGFSELLLMRDFDAATRRELHEIIHRQTRNLTNLVDELLDLARIEARGGKSFKFREQTLLPIVVNAAASQYLPAETHRMEVDLPPTLPWVNVDADKLHQALVNVLGNAVKYSPRGGVIRVSASSRRADGRDMVGISIRDQGIGMTPEQMEHVFDRFYRADASGAIPGTGLGMCLVKEIMEIFGGEVTMSSAIDQGTEVTLWLPVYAHTDR, from the coding sequence ATGACACGCTTGTTTCGCGGCTTGAACTGGCTGCCGCTGGGCCTCTTGCTGCTTGCCGCGGTCGTCGGTCTATGGCTCGAGCGTGAGCATCGCCCCGACCTGGCCTTCTTCGCCGCCGGCGCCCTCGGCGGCGCCGGCCTGATCGCCCTTTTCATCCATGTCGCCGTCACCCGGCGCCTGATGCGTCTTTTCAGGGCGGTGGGTCGCTTTGCCGACGGCGACGTGGATGTGCGCCTGGGTTGGACGGGTACGGGCGTCATCGCACGCCTGGGCATGCAGTTCGATTACATGGTCACGCGCCTGGAGCGGGAGCGCGTGTACCTGGCCGAGGGCGAGGAACGACTCAACTTCGCGTTGCGCGGCAGCAGCGCCGGCATTTGGGACTGGCGCATCGACCGCGGCCAAACCTACTACTCGCCGCGCTGGAAAAGCCTGCTCGGATTTTTGGAGGCCGAGCTTGTCACCCATGCGGAGGAATGGCTCAAGCGGGTGCATCCGGAGGACTTGTTGCGGGTGATACAGCTGCTCAATGCCCACCTGCGCGGCGAAAGCGATTTCTTCGAGAGCGAGCACCGCTTGCGCCGCAAGGATGGCGGCTACATCTGGGTTCTCGAGCGCGGCATGGCCATCCGCGGCGAAGATGGCCAGGCCTACCGCATGGTGGGCGCGCTGACGGATATCTCGCGACGCAAGGAAATGGAATCGGCCTTGCGGCGCAGCGAAGAAGAGTACCGCTCCGTGGTTGAAGGAGTGACCCAGGTCATCTTCCGCAGCAACGGCAAGGGCTGCCTGACTTTCCTCAATCCGGCCTGGCGGGAACTCACGGGGTTTCCCGTCGAGGCGAGCCTTTCGCGCCCGCTGGCCGATCACGTCCATCCGGCGGACCGGGACGAGGCGGGCCGATGGTTCGAGGTCGCGGCCGCGGGGGGGGCCGCGAGCGGCGAATGCGAATTCCGCCTGTTGACCCGGCAGGGCGAAGCGCGCTGGTTCAGGCTCCACGCCCGGGCTGTCGGCGAGCCCGGCGGGGAGGGTGGGATCGCCGGGGTGCTCACCGACATCGACGCGCAAAAGCGGGCGCAGGACGCCCTGGCGAAAAGCAACACCGAGCGCGACACCATCCTGAACATGAGCCCGAACGGCTTCGTCTTTGCCGACTGCGCCGGGCGGGTGACCTATGTGAATCCCGCCTTTCTGGCGATGACCGGTTTTGCCGGAGAGGAGATCGAGGGCGGTAGCCTGGCGGACCTGGAGGCTCGCATCCGGGCGCTGTGCGATCCGGAAAAGCCGATGCCGGCCCCGTCCAACGGCGCCGACGAAGTGGCGGACACGCTGCATCTGGACAAGCCGGCGAAAAAGATTCTCGAACGCCTGGTGCGCGGCATCCGGGACGACCAGGGCAAGGTTCAGGGCGGGATCATGTTCTTCCGGGACGTGACGCGGGAAGTGGAAGTGGATCGCATGAAAAGCGAGTTCCTGTCCACGGCGGCGCATGAGCTGCGCACCCCGATGGCAAGCATTTTCGGCTTCTCCGAGCTTCTCCTGATGCGCGACTTCGATGCCGCGACGCGGCGCGAGCTGCATGAAATCATCCACCGCCAGACCCGCAATCTCACCAACCTGGTCGATGAGTTGCTGGATCTCGCCCGCATCGAGGCCAGGGGGGGCAAGAGCTTCAAGTTCCGCGAGCAGACGCTTTTGCCCATCGTGGTCAATGCCGCGGCTTCGCAGTACCTGCCGGCGGAAACCCACCGCATGGAAGTCGACCTGCCGCCGACCCTGCCGTGGGTGAATGTGGACGCCGACAAGCTGCATCAGGCGCTGGTGAACGTCCTCGGCAATGCCGTCAAGTATTCGCCGCGCGGCGGCGTGATCCGCGTCTCGGCATCGTCCCGGCGGGCTGACGGCCGCGACATGGTGGGCATTTCGATCCGCGACCAAGGCATCGGCATGACGCCGGAGCAGATGGAGCACGTCTTCGACCGCTTCTACCGGGCCGACGCCTCGGGCGCCATCCCGGGCACTGGCCTGGGCATGTGCCTGGTGAAGGAAATAATGGAGATATTCGGCGGCGAGGTGACGATGAGCAGCGCCATCGATCAGGGAACCGAGGTCACGCTATGGCTGCCGGTTTATGCGCATACTGATCGTTGA
- a CDS encoding nucleotidyl transferase AbiEii/AbiGii toxin family protein — MNKDLAASVRARLLNVAKAQGADFNQVLVRFALERILYRLSQSAHADHFLLKGALLFTLWYDMPHRTTRDADLLGFGPSDLESIAQTFRDIASVEVEDGIVFDPATVSVEEIRKDAGYAGARVLITGEIAKARCKTQIDIGFGDAVTPGPVHAVYPVLIEDLPAPRLRTYPVYTVISEKLHAIALLGMTNSRLKDYLDLWVLLDREALNANTLARAIAATFIRRGMPVPAVLPIGLTDEFATDSSRQAMWHAFLKKNEITITPLSDVVAKLRVILEPALAQAATFSATADLVDVDKQDAS, encoded by the coding sequence ATGAACAAGGATCTCGCCGCATCGGTTCGGGCACGCCTGCTGAACGTCGCCAAAGCTCAGGGCGCGGACTTCAACCAGGTGCTGGTGCGCTTCGCCCTGGAGCGAATCCTCTACCGACTGAGCCAGTCGGCGCACGCCGATCACTTTCTGCTCAAGGGCGCGTTGCTGTTCACGCTCTGGTACGACATGCCACACCGCACGACGCGCGATGCCGACCTGCTCGGTTTCGGGCCAAGCGACCTTGAATCGATCGCCCAGACATTTCGTGACATCGCCAGCGTTGAGGTTGAGGACGGCATCGTCTTTGATCCAGCAACGGTTAGCGTCGAAGAGATCCGCAAGGATGCGGGGTACGCTGGCGCTCGGGTTTTGATTACTGGCGAAATTGCCAAGGCTCGCTGCAAGACTCAGATCGACATCGGGTTCGGTGATGCGGTCACGCCTGGCCCGGTTCACGCCGTCTATCCAGTGCTGATCGAAGACTTGCCGGCTCCTCGGCTGCGGACATACCCCGTCTATACCGTCATCTCGGAGAAGCTGCACGCCATCGCCTTGCTTGGCATGACCAATAGCCGGTTGAAGGATTACCTGGACCTGTGGGTGTTACTTGACCGTGAGGCTCTGAATGCCAATACGCTCGCGCGGGCGATCGCCGCAACCTTCATCCGGCGTGGAATGCCCGTCCCGGCTGTCCTGCCCATCGGCCTGACGGACGAGTTTGCGACCGACTCATCACGCCAGGCCATGTGGCATGCGTTCCTGAAAAAGAACGAAATCACCATCACTCCACTTTCTGATGTGGTGGCAAAACTTCGGGTAATACTTGAGCCGGCACTTGCTCAGGCTGCAACATTCTCGGCCACGGCAGACTTGGTCGACGTCGACAAGCAGGACGCTTCGTAG
- a CDS encoding response regulator — translation MTKLKGYPDREVYCTTREAAEMLHVSLRTVQLWVESGVLRAWKTDGGHRRLPLSSVNEVIQKRMGKVAAPVSPGGDKFDILVLEDDEDMARLYRMTMEAWQLPIRATFVSSVFEALIVIGRGEPDLLITDLRMPEVDGFEIIRLLRNDPALRGLDIVAVTALSKAEIEERGGLPDGITVFTKPVAFDQLLGYVSACLAHRKIREKQPAP, via the coding sequence ATGACCAAGCTCAAGGGTTATCCCGACCGGGAAGTTTATTGCACCACCCGCGAGGCTGCCGAGATGTTGCACGTCTCGCTGCGTACGGTGCAGCTATGGGTGGAGAGCGGCGTATTGAGAGCCTGGAAAACGGACGGCGGCCATCGTCGCCTGCCCTTGAGCTCCGTCAACGAGGTGATCCAGAAACGAATGGGCAAGGTCGCCGCGCCGGTGTCGCCGGGAGGGGACAAGTTCGACATCCTGGTTCTGGAGGACGATGAAGACATGGCCAGGCTCTATCGCATGACCATGGAGGCATGGCAGCTTCCCATTCGGGCCACGTTCGTCTCCAGCGTGTTCGAGGCGCTGATCGTCATCGGCCGGGGCGAGCCGGACCTCCTCATCACCGACCTCAGGATGCCCGAAGTGGACGGCTTCGAGATCATCCGGCTGCTCCGGAACGACCCGGCGCTGCGGGGTCTCGACATCGTAGCGGTGACCGCGCTGAGCAAGGCCGAGATCGAGGAGCGGGGCGGCTTGCCGGACGGTATTACGGTATTTACAAAGCCTGTCGCCTTCGATCAACTGCTGGGTTACGTCAGCGCCTGCCTTGCCCATCGGAAAATCAGGGAAAAACAACCGGCGCCGTGA
- a CDS encoding PhoH family protein, which yields MNAKRSKQPKPTKLFVLDTNVLMHDPLSLYRFEEHDIYVPMMTLEELDSNKKGMSEVARNARQASRLLDEIVSCCEHAIRQGIELTVPSRELATGRLFFQTEAITSMLPTSLPTSRGDNQIIAVVMHLQKEFGKRPVILVSKDINMRIKARALGLEAQDYFNDKVLEDTDLLYTGTLELSADFWERHSQDMKSWKQDSKTLYRVTGPLCPDLLVNQFLFLDADKEKPFHAIVREGGGKSAVLATLTDYGHQKNAVWGITARNREQNFALNLLMDPEIDFVTLLGQAGTGKTLLTLAAGLTQTLETKRYSEIIITRVTVPVGEDIGFLPGTEEEKMTPWMGALEDNLDVLNKPAEEGEKSGGAYGGDWGRAATMDLIRSRIKVKSLNFMRGRTFINKYLIIDEAQNLTPKQMKTLITRAGPGTKVVCLGNIAQIDTPYLTEGSSGLTYVVDRFKGWAHSGHITLQRGERSRLADHAGEVL from the coding sequence ATGAACGCCAAACGCTCCAAGCAGCCCAAACCCACCAAGCTTTTCGTGCTCGACACCAACGTGCTGATGCACGATCCCCTGAGCCTCTACCGCTTCGAGGAGCACGACATCTACGTGCCCATGATGACTCTCGAGGAGCTGGACTCGAACAAGAAGGGCATGTCGGAAGTCGCCCGCAACGCCCGCCAGGCCAGCCGCCTGCTCGACGAAATCGTCTCCTGCTGCGAACACGCCATCCGGCAGGGCATCGAGCTGACCGTGCCCTCGCGCGAGCTGGCGACCGGCCGGCTGTTCTTCCAGACCGAGGCCATCACCAGCATGCTGCCCACGTCGCTGCCGACGTCACGGGGAGACAACCAGATCATCGCCGTGGTCATGCACCTCCAGAAGGAGTTCGGCAAGCGGCCGGTGATCCTCGTCTCCAAGGACATCAACATGCGCATCAAGGCCCGCGCCCTGGGGCTGGAAGCGCAGGATTACTTCAACGACAAGGTGCTGGAGGACACCGACCTCCTCTACACCGGCACCCTGGAACTGTCGGCCGACTTCTGGGAGCGGCATAGCCAGGACATGAAATCCTGGAAGCAGGACAGCAAGACCCTCTACCGCGTCACCGGGCCGCTGTGCCCCGACCTGCTGGTCAACCAGTTCCTGTTTCTCGACGCCGACAAGGAAAAGCCTTTCCACGCCATCGTCCGCGAGGGCGGTGGCAAGAGCGCCGTGCTGGCGACGCTGACGGACTACGGGCACCAGAAGAACGCCGTCTGGGGTATCACGGCGAGGAACCGCGAGCAGAACTTCGCGCTGAACCTGCTGATGGACCCGGAGATCGACTTCGTCACGCTGCTCGGCCAGGCCGGCACCGGCAAGACCCTGCTGACGCTCGCCGCCGGCCTCACCCAGACGCTGGAGACAAAGCGTTATTCCGAGATCATCATCACGCGCGTTACCGTGCCCGTCGGCGAGGACATCGGCTTCCTGCCCGGTACCGAGGAAGAAAAGATGACGCCCTGGATGGGCGCGCTGGAGGACAACCTCGACGTGCTCAACAAACCCGCCGAGGAAGGCGAAAAGTCAGGCGGCGCCTACGGCGGCGACTGGGGCCGGGCCGCGACCATGGACCTGATCCGCAGCCGCATCAAGGTCAAGTCGCTCAACTTCATGCGCGGGCGCACCTTCATCAACAAGTATCTCATCATCGACGAGGCGCAGAACCTCACGCCCAAGCAGATGAAGACGCTCATCACCCGCGCAGGTCCCGGCACCAAGGTCGTGTGCCTGGGCAACATCGCCCAGATCGACACGCCCTACCTCACCGAAGGCTCGTCCGGCCTGACCTACGTGGTGGACCGCTTCAAGGGTTGGGCCCATTCGGGCCATATCACGCTCCAGCGCGGCGAACGCTCGCGCCTGGCGGATCACGCAGGGGAGGTGCTGTAG
- a CDS encoding transcriptional regulator has protein sequence MRHDTHTQRVLDLLCQKGMLRPSDLDDIGAPRVVLTRMTANGQLEKAGRGIYRLPGYQGSEHESLTTISTKVPQAVFCLLTALQFHELTTQLPREVWIAMPRGSHTPKIDYPPVKMVQFAGEAYSEGVEIVERDQVKLRVYSVAKTVADCFKHRNKIGLDVALEALKDARGKKKASADDLWRFAKICRVANVMRPYLEAVE, from the coding sequence ATGCGCCACGACACCCACACCCAACGCGTCCTTGATCTGCTTTGTCAGAAGGGGATGCTACGTCCCAGCGATCTCGATGATATCGGAGCTCCCCGGGTGGTCCTTACGCGCATGACGGCCAACGGTCAGCTGGAGAAAGCCGGGCGCGGCATCTACCGACTGCCAGGCTATCAAGGCTCCGAGCATGAGAGTCTGACAACCATTTCGACCAAAGTGCCGCAGGCGGTCTTCTGCCTGCTCACGGCCCTGCAGTTCCATGAGCTGACCACCCAACTACCGCGAGAGGTATGGATCGCCATGCCTCGTGGCAGTCATACGCCCAAGATCGACTACCCTCCGGTCAAGATGGTTCAGTTTGCGGGTGAAGCCTATTCCGAAGGGGTTGAGATCGTTGAGCGGGATCAGGTCAAGCTCCGTGTCTACAGTGTTGCCAAGACCGTCGCCGACTGCTTCAAGCACCGCAACAAGATCGGACTCGACGTCGCGCTGGAGGCGCTGAAAGATGCACGCGGAAAGAAAAAGGCCTCGGCCGATGACCTCTGGCGTTTCGCCAAAATTTGCCGAGTCGCCAACGTAATGCGCCCGTATCTCGAGGCGGTGGAATGA
- a CDS encoding pyridoxal phosphate-dependent aminotransferase has translation MQPVLKSTKLANVCYDIRGPVLARARQMEEDGQRVIKLNIGNPAPFGFIAPEEIIQDVIHNLPAASGYCDSKGLFAARKAIMHYTQDKRIPGVNVEDIYIGNGVSELIVMAMNALLDAGDEVLVPAPDYPLWTAAVSLSGGTPRHYICDEGAGWLPDIADIRAKITPNTRAIVVINPNNPTGALYPVDLLLEIIKVAREHQLIIYADEIYDKVLYDGASHTSIASLAEDVLCITFNGLSKNYRAAGFRAGWMVVSGEKHHARDYIEGLTMLASMRLCANVPAQYGIQTALGGYQSINDLVLPTGRLCRQRDLAHELLTAIPGVSCVKPKAAMYLFPRLDPKLYPIADDQQFILELLEQERVLLVQGSGFNWPAPDHMRVVFLPNVDDLTEAIGRIARFLEHYRKRHGN, from the coding sequence ATGCAACCCGTACTTAAATCCACAAAGCTCGCCAACGTCTGTTATGACATCCGTGGCCCCGTTCTCGCCCGAGCCAGGCAGATGGAGGAGGACGGCCAGCGCGTCATCAAGCTCAACATCGGCAATCCGGCGCCCTTTGGCTTCATCGCGCCGGAGGAGATCATCCAGGACGTGATCCACAACCTGCCCGCGGCCTCGGGCTACTGCGACTCCAAGGGCCTGTTCGCCGCGCGCAAGGCCATCATGCACTACACGCAGGACAAGAGGATTCCCGGCGTGAACGTGGAGGACATCTACATCGGCAACGGCGTCTCCGAGCTGATCGTGATGGCCATGAACGCCCTGCTCGACGCCGGCGACGAGGTGCTGGTGCCGGCCCCCGACTATCCCCTGTGGACGGCGGCGGTCAGCCTCTCCGGCGGCACGCCGCGCCACTACATCTGCGACGAGGGCGCCGGCTGGCTGCCCGACATCGCCGACATCCGCGCCAAGATCACGCCCAACACGCGCGCCATCGTCGTCATCAACCCCAACAACCCGACCGGCGCGCTGTACCCGGTGGACCTGCTGCTGGAGATCATCAAGGTTGCCCGCGAACACCAGCTCATCATCTACGCCGACGAGATCTACGACAAGGTGCTCTACGACGGCGCCAGCCATACCTCGATCGCCAGCCTGGCCGAGGACGTACTCTGCATCACCTTCAACGGCCTGTCGAAGAACTACCGGGCGGCGGGCTTCCGCGCCGGCTGGATGGTGGTTTCCGGCGAAAAGCACCACGCCCGCGACTACATCGAGGGGCTGACCATGCTGGCCTCGATGCGGCTTTGCGCCAACGTGCCGGCCCAGTACGGCATCCAGACGGCGCTGGGCGGCTACCAGAGCATCAACGACCTGGTGCTGCCCACGGGCAGGCTCTGCCGACAGCGCGACCTCGCCCACGAGCTGCTGACCGCGATTCCCGGCGTCTCCTGCGTCAAGCCCAAGGCGGCGATGTATCTCTTCCCGAGGCTGGACCCGAAGCTCTACCCGATCGCCGACGACCAGCAGTTCATCCTTGAACTGCTCGAACAGGAGCGGGTGCTGCTGGTGCAGGGCAGCGGCTTCAACTGGCCCGCCCCCGATCACATGCGCGTCGTCTTCCTTCCCAATGTCGACGATCTCACCGAGGCCATCGGCCGCATCGCGCGCTTCCTCGAACACTATAGAAAACGTCACGGCAACTAG
- a CDS encoding response regulator, which produces MRILIVEDQSDVRRLLRMTLAPLGWDVHETGNGAEAMRITAELHPDVVILDVMLPGEIDGYRVCQAIKAAPDTVGTYVIILSARGQRQDIEEGRRVLADHYMVKPFSPRELIGVIRRAGGEEPEA; this is translated from the coding sequence ATGCGCATACTGATCGTTGAAGACCAGAGCGACGTGCGCAGGCTGCTGCGCATGACGCTGGCCCCCCTCGGCTGGGACGTGCACGAAACCGGCAACGGGGCGGAGGCCATGCGCATCACTGCGGAACTGCATCCCGACGTGGTCATCCTCGACGTCATGCTGCCCGGCGAAATCGACGGCTACCGGGTCTGCCAGGCGATCAAGGCGGCCCCGGACACCGTCGGAACCTACGTCATCATCCTGAGCGCACGCGGGCAGCGCCAGGATATCGAGGAAGGCCGGCGCGTTCTGGCCGACCATTACATGGTCAAGCCGTTCAGCCCCCGGGAACTGATCGGGGTCATCCGCCGCGCCGGAGGGGAGGAACCGGAGGCATAG
- the thrC gene encoding threonine synthase — MRYISTRGHAESQTFSDILLGGLAPDGGLYLPERYPQVAAAELAEWRGLPYPALALRILEKFIDDIPACELKTLADRTYTAQTYRWCRPGRDASDITPLTTLEPGFHLLELSNGPTLAFKDMAMQLLGHMFEHVLARRNETINILGATSGDTGSAAEYAMRGKKGVRVFMLSPHGLMSEFQRAQMYSLADPNIFNIAIRGMFDDCQDIVKAVSNDAEFKAKYRIGAVNSINWARVLAQIVYYFKGYFAATERNGEQVAFSVPSGNFGNICAGHIARMMGLPIAKLVLATNENDVLDEFFRTGIYRPRATAETHVTSSPSMDISKASNFERFVFDLVGRDPAVVRQLWAKVDAGGSFDLRGTPHMARLPEFRFVSGSSSHADRLATIRDIWGRHGVMIDTHTADAVKIARECREPGLPMVVLETAQPVKFAETIREALGRDPVRPAELEGMEKLPQRVEVMAADADAVKRFIAARC, encoded by the coding sequence ATGCGCTATATCTCCACCCGCGGCCACGCCGAATCACAAACCTTCAGCGACATCCTTCTCGGCGGCCTGGCGCCCGACGGCGGCCTGTATCTGCCGGAACGCTACCCGCAAGTCGCCGCCGCCGAGCTGGCCGAGTGGCGCGGGCTGCCCTACCCCGCGCTGGCCCTGCGCATCCTCGAGAAGTTCATCGACGACATCCCGGCCTGCGAGCTGAAGACCCTTGCCGACCGCACCTACACGGCGCAGACCTACCGCTGGTGCCGGCCCGGCCGCGACGCCTCGGACATCACGCCGCTGACGACCCTGGAGCCCGGCTTCCACCTGCTGGAGCTGTCCAACGGCCCGACCCTGGCCTTCAAGGACATGGCCATGCAGTTGCTCGGCCACATGTTCGAGCATGTGCTGGCCAGGCGCAACGAGACCATCAACATCCTCGGCGCCACCTCGGGCGACACCGGCTCGGCGGCGGAATACGCCATGCGCGGCAAGAAGGGCGTGCGCGTCTTCATGCTCTCGCCGCACGGCCTGATGAGCGAATTCCAGCGCGCGCAGATGTATTCGCTCGCCGACCCCAACATCTTCAACATCGCTATCCGCGGCATGTTCGACGACTGCCAGGACATCGTGAAGGCGGTGTCGAACGACGCCGAATTCAAGGCGAAATACAGGATCGGCGCCGTCAATTCCATCAACTGGGCGCGGGTGCTTGCCCAGATCGTTTATTACTTCAAGGGCTATTTCGCCGCCACGGAGCGCAACGGCGAGCAAGTGGCCTTCAGCGTGCCTTCGGGCAACTTCGGCAACATCTGCGCCGGCCACATTGCCCGCATGATGGGCCTGCCGATCGCGAAGCTGGTGCTGGCCACCAACGAGAACGACGTGCTCGACGAGTTCTTCCGTACCGGCATCTACCGGCCCCGCGCCACGGCCGAGACGCACGTGACGTCGAGCCCGTCCATGGACATCTCCAAGGCCTCGAACTTCGAGCGATTCGTCTTCGACCTCGTGGGCCGCGATCCGGCCGTGGTGCGGCAGCTCTGGGCGAAGGTCGACGCCGGCGGCAGCTTCGACCTTCGCGGCACCCCCCACATGGCAAGGCTGCCGGAATTCCGCTTCGTTTCAGGCAGCAGCAGCCACGCCGACCGTCTGGCGACGATCCGCGACATCTGGGGGAGGCATGGGGTCATGATCGACACCCACACGGCCGACGCGGTCAAGATCGCCCGCGAGTGCCGCGAGCCTGGCCTGCCGATGGTGGTATTGGAAACCGCACAGCCCGTCAAGTTCGCCGAGACGATCCGCGAGGCGCTCGGCCGCGATCCGGTGCGGCCGGCGGAACTGGAGGGAATGGAAAAACTGCCGCAGCGCGTGGAGGTGATGGCCGCCGACGCCGATGCCGTGAAGCGATTTATCGCGGCGCGCTGCTGA
- a CDS encoding LacI family transcriptional regulator yields the protein MSDLKIQRAGDAEIQLASDGRIAVAVPINFKRRSGRKLVTLPDGEVLKPRPWDKEPTPLQRALARAHRWQRMLDSGEVRTQQELADLEGVSNPYVSRMLRLTTLAPDLVAAILDDDLPDQIRLFDFSAMDPVIWDEQRALVASLIAEHESIG from the coding sequence ATGAGCGACCTCAAAATTCAGCGGGCTGGTGACGCAGAAATCCAGTTGGCGAGCGACGGCCGCATCGCCGTTGCTGTGCCGATCAATTTCAAACGTCGCAGTGGCCGAAAACTTGTCACGCTGCCGGATGGGGAAGTTCTGAAACCTCGCCCATGGGATAAGGAGCCCACCCCACTCCAGCGAGCTCTGGCGCGAGCACACCGATGGCAACGCATGCTCGACTCGGGCGAAGTGCGTACTCAACAGGAACTTGCCGATCTCGAAGGGGTAAGCAATCCATATGTTTCCAGGATGCTGAGGCTCACGACACTGGCCCCTGATCTAGTCGCGGCAATCCTCGACGACGACCTCCCGGACCAGATCAGGCTTTTCGATTTCTCGGCAATGGACCCGGTAATTTGGGATGAGCAACGGGCTCTTGTCGCATCCTTGATTGCCGAGCACGAATCGATCGGCTGA